TGGAGGAAATTCTCATCACCGCCGATCTCGGCATGAAAACCACCCAGGATCTCATGCACTCCCTGCAGGAGCGGTTGAATCGCAAGGAATTGACCGACATGGCCGCCCTGCGTCGCGCCCTGCAGGAAGAACTGACCCAGCGCATGCGGCTTGAGGCGGCGCCCCTGGATCTCGCCGCCGCGCAACCCTTCGTCATCATGGTGGTCGGCGTCAACGGCGTCGGCAAGACCACCACCATCGGCAAACTGGCCCGCCAATTCAAGGAGCAAGGCAAGAAGGTCGTGCTCGGCGCGGGAGACACCTTTCGCGCGGCGGCGGCCGAACAACTCGGTATTTGGGGCGAGCGCAGCGACGTCGAAGTCATCCGCCACAAGGAAGGCGCCGACCCGGCCGCCGTGGCCTTCGATGCGGCCAAGGCCGCCGTGGCCCGCGACGCGGACGTGCTGATCCTGGATACCGCGGGACGGCTGCACACCAAGGCCAACCTTATGGAAGAACTCAAAAAAGTGCGTCGGGTGTTGGGGCGCGAGATTGCGGGCGCTCCCCATGAAACCCTGCTGGTCCTCGATGCGACCACCGGCCAGAATGCCCTCGCCCAGGCGCGACTGTTCCGCGAGGCGGTGGCGGTGAGCGGCATCGCCCTGACCAAGCTCGACGGCACCGCCCGCGGGGGGATCATCGTCGCCATCGGCGCCGAACTGGACCTGCCGGTACGCTTCGTCGGTCTCGGCGAAGCCGTGGAAGACCTGCGCCCCTTCGATCCAGATGTCTTCGTCGAGGCCCTTTTCGCCCGTTCTGCAAACGGTTATTGACTTCCGGCTGCTGATTGCCATAGAATTCCCCTATTATGGGTGGGTTAGGGCGTGGACCTGCGAATAATCCTGCGGCTTGAAGAGAAAATCGATCAGCTTCTGAGCAGAAATCAGGATTTGGAAGAACAGGTACGCCAGTTCGCCATCGAGAGAAGCTCTCGCGAAGAAGAACTGGAACGAATCCGGCAGGAGCTCGACCGGATTCTCGCCAAGCT
This is a stretch of genomic DNA from Geoalkalibacter sp.. It encodes these proteins:
- a CDS encoding cell division protein ZapB; the protein is MDLRIILRLEEKIDQLLSRNQDLEEQVRQFAIERSSREEELERIRQELDRILAKLDFLDREMP
- the ftsY gene encoding signal recognition particle-docking protein FtsY, yielding MKWLEQLLVTIAEVLAGWGVPAAYLELAALGLVYLLAVLLVLLFVLLLLRIVRGKRRRPPATAPAEEPPTAAEPPDMAAPADEVEAETPIGELAVEEPETAEVLRPATEESQPAEQVEPEEAPVAVVAAPVAAPAPAARLSLFERMRQGLAKTQASLVGRIDSLLRGSKTIDADLLEELEEILITADLGMKTTQDLMHSLQERLNRKELTDMAALRRALQEELTQRMRLEAAPLDLAAAQPFVIMVVGVNGVGKTTTIGKLARQFKEQGKKVVLGAGDTFRAAAAEQLGIWGERSDVEVIRHKEGADPAAVAFDAAKAAVARDADVLILDTAGRLHTKANLMEELKKVRRVLGREIAGAPHETLLVLDATTGQNALAQARLFREAVAVSGIALTKLDGTARGGIIVAIGAELDLPVRFVGLGEAVEDLRPFDPDVFVEALFARSANGY